GGATTGGGGACTCAACTCCAAATTCACATCAACAGATGAATGCCTTTCTGACATAGTATCAAGTGTACAGAAACTTAAAATATGTAGAGGCACTCCAACTACAgctaatgaaatatataaaggGAACCAGGCCTTTGTAATGGAAAATATCAGCATCCAAGGGGATGAAAATTCTGAAACAAATTCTGCTCGATCGAAGAACTGTGCACAAATACTATCTTGGTGTGCTACATCAACAACTTGCAGTAATTGTCAAATAGATGCCAGTAAGGCAAAAAAAGCCATGCCTGAGGTAAAAAAAATAGAGAAGAATGAAGATAAAACTGAAATCCAACTGAATGAGGCTGACCACAGTGATCTCCTAGAAATCTTAAATAAAGTCTTTCCTGGAGCACCTGAAGATATGAAAGTTCTCCTTCTAAGTCAGCGTGAAGCCctaaaagcaaaacaaaatcaGAAAGGCATGCAGTGGGACACTAAAGTAATAAGTGTATGTTTAAATATGTGGGCAAGAAGTCCACGATCATACTATGACCTGAAAGACAGCAATATGCTCATTCTTCCATCTGGGAGACAACTTAGgagatataaaaataaaatacatcaagAGAGTGGAATCAGCAGAGATGTCCTTCAATGGATGTATGAAGCAGCAGTAGAGGCAAAGCTACCACCAAATGGTTGGGCAGGTGGTATAATACATGATGAAACTAAGATCCAAGAAGATTTGGTTTTGTCAATGAAAGGTGGCAAACCCACACTAATTGGATGGGTTGATATGGGTGAAGAGGCTTTTAACttacaaatattgaaagaaagagCAGTGACACAACGACTTGCGAGTCAGGTACTACAGGTGGTATTTCTAGGATATACTGGCTTTAGATTTCCTGTGTGCCATTTCCCATCTACATCAGTGAAGGCATCAGAGCTCCACATAATTCTGTGGGATGTCATTGCTAAACTCCAAGATTTCAATTTCCAAGTGGACTACATCTCACAAGATGGTGGAGAAGAAAACAGACAGTTTATCAAGTCAAACTTTCCAGGAGATAGTCAACCAGCTCAGAATAATTTTGCCAGTCCAAATCTAGTTAATCCAACATCATCCATTATCCACGTACAAGATTTCTCGCATAACATGAAGAAGTTGAGAAACTCGGTCCTTGCTAGTGGGCATGTGGGACAGCACAAAAGGGCATTATTGAAAAATGGCCTACGTATTGAATGGGACCAATGGATAAATGCAGTCAAATGGGACAGAGACGTCAACAGTAGACCAATCTATGCAAAGCTTTCAGATAGTCACTTAACACCCACTAATGCAGAGAAGATGCGCAATCATCTTGCTGAAGACATGTTGAATGGAGACATGTTACATCTGATGGAATCCTATCAGGCTAGCCTGCCTGATGGTACTCATCTGAACAGTGCTATTGACTTTCTTAGGCAAACAAGCACAATCATATCAGTATTCAGAGATCACAGAATGGTGTCAACTCTGGGAGACGACAGACTCCTGAAACTACAATCAGCACATCAGTGGTTTACACAGTGGCGACAGGAAGTATCTTCAAATGTCAGTACCTCACCTGCCAAGAGACAGAAGATGTTGCCTTCTACTGAATGCTTGGATGACACACAATGTATGCTGCTGGCCTTTCAAGCAGTATGCAAGGTACACTTACAACAGTACCCAAGCAGTGGTGTAGTACCTGCGAGATTTAATTCAGACATTGTTGAGAACCATTTCTGCCAAATGCGAGGGCTTCATAATGGCAATGCAACACACCCTAACTACAGCACATACTGTAGTACAGCTAATACTATCATACTTGGCCAGTCTTTGAAGTCCAGAGGAAGGAAGTCAAATGCAGGAATTGCTGCTGCAAAGCCATTTAACTTCTACACTGACTCTAGAAAAAGGAAGTTAGCACAAAGGTGACTGGAAAATGAGTAATGTGTGAATGTAACAGACATGTGgaattacataatgtaatacagCCTGTCATACACAATATGATGGACTGAAAACACTTCAATGCCCTCAATctacaaaaaaaagttgtaaGATTGACTTACATGTATGCACAATCAAAGTGTAAATAAATCATACTCAGTATTTTAatctattaatatatatatatatatatatatatatatataattaaactCTTCATCACTCctttatttgaaacaaaatgtgtCCTTGTAGTCATCTACTTTGTTCCAATATTTTACTATTATGCCAAATTACTCCACATAAATGTAACgcatttataaatatttttaaactgTTATGTATTTCTGAAGATGTGACTGTATAATACTACAAGAAACCAAGAAAGAAAATAATGGTAGAAAACATCTGCTTTCCCAAACTTTTATGctcattttaaataaattaataattttgtGTGAAATACTCCTTGCACACATTTGGAGATCACATGGGCAAATATTAGATTGCATACCTGGCATGTCCAGTAAGTTATCAGAGTTACATCTATCAACATCATAACGGAGAGAAAATAGTTTCACAGGTTCATATCCAGGGGGTAATGGCCTCTTCAAACGATGAAGAAGTTCTACTGTTTCCTCTGATGCACATCCCTTGGAGAGTTCATTAACTGCATTGATAAGGTCACCTGTTAACATAATTggattatattttatcataacaGTAACAATACTCTGCAAGTAATTTATTCCTATCTCACAATTTTGTCAAACTAATTACTTTGTCTTAACAGTTGATaatataacatttgtaaatacctTCTTCCTGTCGGTGTACTCTTTGTAACACAAAATGGTGGGGAACTAGTTGATTGTAATGGCTGGCTTCAAAGAAAAATTCCCCACGGTCACCATAGATAATATTTGGGACTGGTTTCAACTGGAAAAGATCGCCACATAGAATCATCTGTACACCTCCGAATGGAAGGCTACTATGACGCACATGACGGCAAACTTCTTCAATCTATTTCAAATGGGAGCAGAGAACGCAAGAAGTAACCTGTTGTGATGAGCTTAAAGCACTTTATCTGAATCTGCTATGAAACTAATTGCATACaaagtacatatatttatatataacattatcaaacattaaaacacaaacagacaaacaacaaCTGTGACACTCAAATCAAAGAAGAACTATGTGGTTGTGGAAGGGAAATTATCAGTAATACGTCTTTGTagctgtaaatgtttcacaaaaTCATGTACCATTATAAACCTGGTAGGAAATATCACCAGGTTTATAGCTTTGTTTGACATGGTTATTCCTACTTTGAATTTTTTGTAAGagtttatttttgttctttgtttACCTTTTCTTTAAACTTCAAATGGGTAGAAGGAACActtaaaataatataaaggGTAGAATAAACTTTTCCAAATTAGAAAAAAAGCACTGCTAGtttcatttgtacaaatgtatgggGTAATTGTATGGGAAGGCTCCATCTTGTACCACTGCTAACATCTAATATATTATGGTAATTTTAAAGAATATATTGTGGCAGTGGTAGTGCTATGGCGTTCAAACTATAacataaacagaaaatatggtaaACAAATTACTGGTAATCCTGAATCATAGAACTCagattataaaatgtacaatccTAAAGTAAAAGTTTTGTGTAAAAACTAAAATGTGATGAAGTTTATACaattatatcatataataataacttcTAGGACCTGATCACAATAAAAACTATTCCCCTGGACCCTTCCTGATTTATATTagattacaccccccccccatcatggTTGGCAACTTTGTGTTCACAAGCAGTTTTATAGCAAgtttataaaaaagaaaaaccTAAAATATTGCGTGTCTTGGTTACGTTAGTCAAACGTAATGATTGTTGCCCCTGTCGATTGAATAGGGTAGAAGGCAAAAGGATGTATTTCCACACACTACAGTCTAATTTCACAAAAGTGGTATATCTGACTCAATAATAGATTCATGATCTTATTACAGTATGAGCTCCACACGAGTCAATAGTACAACGACGTCATTCAATATTACCTACCTGGGTAAATATTCTCTTTGACAGCTGTGATACCTCGTCAATAATTATGGTATCTGTTTCGACTATATTCTTCTTTATCGGCAGATAGTCGTCATCGTGTAAGATTTTCTCTGCCAGATGGTTACTGGTGTATCTGCCATCCATGAGGCCTATCAAACGATGTATAGTTGTTCCTCCCGGCAGGAGAGAAGCCGCCATCCCTGTCATCGCTGTCATTTTCACAGACTTTTTCTGCTGTGTCGTCAGAACATTGCACACTTTTTTAAGCAATGTAGTCTTCCCTGTGCCAGCTTGGCCTAACAGTAGAAAACTGTGGCCCATGACGGCCGCAAAAATCACGTCCTTTTCAACCATAGTTAGAAATTGACAACGATTTAGCAGGCCACAGTGTGAGAATGACTTGTTGACATCTTCTACACTACTTGCACAACGATCACATGGCACTTTTTATTGCTAGAGTGTTTGCATTAAGGCTCCTGGTGTGCACCAATCTGACCACAGTCACGTGTAATACGTTTATTCTACAAGTCACCGATACCGGTAccggtattttttgaatatcataaatacctataataacatcattattttgtagtATGATCAttctagactagaatatcaccatcctggaaatggtggaatggaatattagctcacatGTGACTGTGAATCTGACACTTCGTTTCCAGAAAGAGAAAATATATTTAGGCTGACTCGGTCCACCATAAATCGCCAAAAAGATTTGTATAAACCATGAATACGTTTTGGGTCGAAATACGgtaaatttgatgaaacaatCCCTTTTGTTTCGAACGCGGAAGTCATTCCTTACTGTAGCTATGCGTCTAATATTCAGGTAAGCTAGGGGGTCTTTTTTACGTAGGCGTAGTTCGAGCAGCCAATCGGCAACGAGCGGGTTATTCAAAATAGCTAGACGTACAGAGGAGTTCATACAGGGTCGACAATCGTGTCTTCCCTTCTCTctttccctatacaggtaggaatatatattccaaaggttgttatattttgtctgtagacctggaaaacaacaatctatgcaatattacacgcccctgtgttgTCGACCAACTCCATAACTTCTGTGTTATGATATTCTATGCCATGCTGTGCTATACGCTGTCATGCTATGCTCTGCCATGCCATGcaatactatgctatgctatgctatgccaTGCCATGCCGTGCTATATTACACTATGCTATACCATACAataccatatcataccataccataccatatcataccatGCTGTACTACACTATGTTAGGTTTAATACAATTAATTGGTAAACAAGCTATGATACACTTTGCAACATATCTCCCATGCTGACCCGTTAGTAGCGGTTAACAGCAAGGCTATGTGAGGGTATTTCACCAACCGAGTGCGTAGAGCAGAGTACTTTACATAGTGTTTGAAGGCGATTGATTTCCAGTCACCCTGATGTTTTATTAATAATGCAAAATTTGCACCCCCTCTACGGGAGGAGTGACCTGAGTATTTAGTTGCGTCATATCCACATATTGCAATAATAAGATTCTCTCCAACTGGGTGTTTGGCGACATAtataaacagcgtcatgtctgaacccaaacacggtaattacaaattcatgacttTGTTATTTCTCCTCCAAGGCTTGTACCAAGccgtaaaaaataaaaatggaaatataACATTCTGCTCTCTTTTATGagaattaaaagtaaaacataGATACAATTCTGTCATATGCAAAACATTTGATATCGTAGCACATGGTATATAATCATGTACCACTAAATATAGAATTTTCAAGCACAAGAAAATAGCTAGACATTGAATAAAAGACATTTGTATATCGATAAGACCACATAGCTTATCAATGATGAACTTTAGTAAAAGATTGCTCTGTCAACTGAGATAGATGAAGAGTAAATGATGAACACAGACGTCACTTAGCTGTATAGATAATAAGAAAGTCATGGAAATGAGATAAAAGATACATTTCAACAAGTCCCCCTTCCAACAGTCATGCTTGGCGTGTGATGGattgtttacataattatttacattataatgaAGTATGTGAGGCTCTGAGTGGGTTCAACGACCTTGTCGCAGTTAATGGAAAATCCTAATTGTTTCAGCAAGCCACAAAGTTTCCTATATGCCTGCATGCAATCGAACTGTGTATCAGCGATAATAAGAAAGTCATCAAGGTAAACTATAATTGCATTGTAGCCATGCCAATGCATCATTCGTGTTATGCTCCGCGTTACATGATTAAATATTTCTGGCTGCTCCAAAGGGTAGTCATGTGTCTCTAAGATGGGTCCAGtggttttcattttcaaacttaAATTTTAAACCGGTAGCCTGTTGTGAAAACTTGCTGATCGAGACTTCTCTGTACACTGACTTTAAATCAACCTTCGAGAGATAAGAGCCTTGTTTACACaaatttgactcatattttttAAAGGACTCAGTTGTTGAGTAAGAGTTTACAGAATGTCCGATAGGTTGACTACAGTCATGTATAAGACGTATCTTTGACGTGCCCTCTTTCGGTTTTGCCCTATAACTGCTGATAATTGGTGGTTTTTTGTCTACTTCAACATAATTCCCAGAAGCTAATTCTTCGCGAATTTGTTTCACTACTGCATGTTTGTCAAAGATGGGTAATTGTTCCTATCAATGGTTGTAAATCACTATCTAAGTCAATTATATCGAAACTATTTTCAATACCATTAATAACAAAGTCGCGGTCGAAATCAGTTGCCAGTTCTCTTTCCCAAATGTTGATGCAGCTTTTCAATGGACTAGTAATCACATCCTATTGTTGAGCGCCCCCAACTTGAGGTGGATGGGTATACGTTTGTTAGTGTTGAAAATGTGGGTGCATCCATTCTCAATACATATGTGGGCGAATTTAcacttagggagccttcagtatttttAAGGGGGAgagccggaggaaatcacacatggtctgttaagaaaaacatgacccccgcATTctcatttgtaaaaagtgaccctcccctttgtcccattttgtacaACATGACCataacaattgcatatactgaacgttaatcaatattcccattatatgtatagatacaaattaaatgattttgactctgtattagaaagcaatatttgtacatataaagtgacaaacagtaaaaaaaacctGGCCAGTGACCTTACTCTTATAATtgtacacaatctagttagtatctaaaacgtgctttccatgttgtgcacactctgtctgatctggtcacttgtaaaatttccttgatatcatcatcatcatcatcatcatcatcatcatcatcatcatcatcatcatcatcatcatcatcaaatcatcatcatcatcatcatcatcatcatcatcatcatcatcatcatcatcatcatcaccttcagtattgccattatcagtttcactctaatctgactcactggtaccacttgagtcagtacatgtatcactgtcagtgttctctatgacattcaaaactaaatcatcatcatcatcatcatcatcatcatcatcatcatcatcatcatcatcatcatcatcactgctaccatcaccatcatattttaagaacaacattcacggacagagtgataaagtgagatcgtacactcaacaaaatgcatcgttttattaaacaattctcttacaatatatgtagttttgtttttgtattttggcatgtaaagtactcgtaaaaagaaatgttgagtgctcatctcacttttacatatcacaacacacaaaacaaattgaatcttcaattttgttacaaaactacggattgtaaaatgtgaccctcccacaaatattaattgtaatgcaaaatatgaccctcccccaagaacaggtttgtaaaatgtgacccaccacCCGAttcccttgtaaatactgaaggctcccttactcTGACCACATCCTGAAGGATTCTGGTAGTCGAAACATATTTCTTTCCCCGTTTTGTCACAACTGTGGATAATGACGTTGCTCCTAGTCATATATGTAGTTAGGTTTGTGCGGTGCTCTATGTGATATATGGACAGGTGCAAATCAACTTCGCCCCACTTTCCGTTGGTCTCTGCTTGCTTTCTGCGATATTCGTGGTCGTAAATCATCACTGATGAGGTTGTAAAATTCTGGGCGTAGTCCCGACAGTTACTCTGTGGTTGAGATAGGCAAGGATGTCGACTTTTTGAGAACATGCCACTCATAATCATTTTCCGCAGAATACGGCATTTGCCGATATCCATTGTGCTAGCGAGACATGAtcagattttgttttttgtcCGGCTTTACGAATTACTAATTGTGTGTCCCCCTCGACTCGCTGGTAAGTTCCGATTCGTCCACGTCGTTAAATGTACCTTTCCATGGAGTAATGTAATCTGGTATGAAGAATGGCTTTCGCTCACCTTTAGCTTCGGGCAGGTCTGCAGCGTGTAGTGATGCAGTGCCGCCCCCTGACAGGACACTTTTCAGGAAATCGTCCTCGCTTCCCAGATTTTCCAACAGCTTATTCAGCTCCTTATCATTTGCTAGATCTTTTGTTGTTATGGGCTTACTGTCGGTGGGTGTTGCAGGCGTGCCGCTGATTTGACTGATCTTTCCTCTAATGTTGGACTCCGGTTGTTCAACTCTGATGTCTTTTAGTTACCGCCTTGCCCGCTTCAGCATACACCGCTGCCCAAGTGGTAGGGACATTTCGTTGATATCATCGTCATCCATCGCTGCTATTATCTCCGTGGATCCAATGTTCTCTTTGCTAAGTTGCTCAATCGTCTTTGTTCCAAGTCCCCGCTCCATGCACCATTTCTGAAATTATTCGCTGATGTCCATGTTACTTTGAAAACTTTGGGAAGCTCAAAAACATTGTTGTACAATGGATCTATAGCaatagtaataaagttatataatatACCATGTGACAATAGCCTCGGTAAAGGAAcaccatatatatatcatatcatatattcataaccacaGCCCCGTACATGGATTTAATCTCCAATAATGCCTGTGGCTGTTATTGTACACGCaattgcaagactacccttacggaaggcattcagtttaaatctggtacatACTATGATAAAACCATCCTTCAGAAATCCTTCTACAGTAGTGCTCCATTTccaatatgtttatatttcctTGTACAGGATCTCCTGATCTTGAAAATGTTGCTTTGGTCGGGACTGCTTCTCAAAGTAGCCAGTTTTATGATTTCTCAAATGCACGCAATGCTATAGATGGCAATACCGAAAGTGACATGTTTTTGAAAAGCTGCACCCATACCAAATACGATCAGGATGCCTGGTGGAAAGTTGATCTTGGAAAGTCGTATGATGTATATAAGGTCATTGTAACTAATCGCAAGGATGGCTCAAGTAAGTTAATGTAATTGGTTTACCTTTTGGCTTAACCTCAATAGCCTTTTAGCATAATGAGTTATTCAAAACAATACACTGTCGAGACTTCAGTGTGCagcaatgttatttttattttcta
The sequence above is drawn from the Glandiceps talaboti chromosome 21, keGlaTala1.1, whole genome shotgun sequence genome and encodes:
- the LOC144451594 gene encoding uncharacterized protein LOC144451594 — encoded protein: MVEKDVIFAAVMGHSFLLLGQAGTGKTTLLKKVCNVLTTQQKKSVKMTAMTGMAASLLPGGTTIHRLIGLMDGRYTSNHLAEKILHDDDYLPIKKNIVETDTIIIDEVSQLSKRIFTQIEEVCRHVRHSSLPFGGVQMILCGDLFQLKPVPNIIYGDRGEFFFEASHYNQLVPHHFVLQRVHRQEEGDLINAVNELSKGCASEETVELLHRLKRPLPPGYEPVKLFSLRYDVDRCNSDNLLDMPDEAVIYRSVDSGNIDFLRKSRVPSTLYIK